Sequence from the Alkalibacter saccharofermentans DSM 14828 genome:
TCGGTTCTACAAGGTCAAACCCCGGCTCAAGAACTGTTTTTCTTGATTTTGGAATATCCTTCAAATGAAAACGTTTGCCGTATTTTCGCTCAATGGTCAAATAAGCGCAAACTTTATCATTTGAAAATTCCACTTCTAAATGCTTTTCTGCCGGTATATCCTCAAATGCAAAGCTGACCTGATCCTGGGCGCTTAAAATCGTATTGACGGATGCCTTCTCACCGTTAAGGAACGTGTCCATCTGTGGACCTTTAATGAACACGGAGGGTTGTGAATCCTTGCCTGTAGCATCCGTTACCGCTAGCTTTCCATCAATGATTTCTACATGGCCGTCCCTGTTGTTCGGATCTTCTTTTATTTCGGATTTAACCTTTTCTATGTTGAATTTGCCGCATTTTTTAACCAGGCCCACCATTTTTGTCGATGGACTTTCAAGTTCCTCAATCCTAAGCTCTTCCTCGCTGCATTTAAAGTGCTTTACAGCCCTCTCCATGGCTTCCCTGCTGCTCATCGTCTCAAAAATCATATGCAATCCCTCCACAAAAAGGTCAACCCAAAGGCTGCCTTATAAAATTTTAGTTTACAGACTATATTCCGGCAACCCGACCATCCTATCCTTCGGCGTAAACTCGTAGCTTTGCGTCACCGCCCTTCGACGGTTTTATTTTTTTTTATATTTTATAAAATATTATCATAATGCAATTTAAGTGTCAAAAATATTCATTCTTTGACTATGTCATCGTCCACCTTCCTTAATTCGACGCTTTTTATCTCGTTTATGAACTCCTCATGATAAACCTTGTGTGAAAACAGCTTCTTGTAACCTGCTTCTTTCGCGCAAGCCTCTTCCGTCTCAAAATGAAATATCGTATAAGCCTTTAACTCTTCTAATTGATCAAAGAAAATCCCTCCTCTTATCTGTGCTCTTATTGTCTTTATCGGATCATTCCTCTATCATTTAACACGCCATGAAAAATATTTATCGTTTTTCTCACTCAATGACACCAATTCTTCCATTATGCTCATGAACTCTCCGCTGGGCATGGGTCTTCCGAAAAGATACCCCTGTGCTATGTCGCAATTGTAATTTTTGATAAGCTCAAACTGGTCTTTAGTCTCCACTCCCTCTGCCACGACAATGAGTCCAAGCTTGTGGCAAAGCTTGACTACCGACTCAAAAATGATTTCAGTTTCCTTATCCTCGCAGATCTGCATAATAAACGTGCGGTCTACCTTTACGATATCGATAGGAAGCTTAAGCAGATGCGTAAGGGATGAATATCCAGTTCCGAAATCATCCAATGCTATCATAAAGCCCAGGGATTTGAGCTTGTTAAGGGTATCGATTGCGTGACCCAGATCTTTGATTACTGCAGTTTCTGTTATCTCTATTACTACGTCCCATGTTTGAAGCTCGTATTTATTGACGAGATACTGAAGAAAGTTCACCGTATCAGGTTCCGCCAAGCTGATTCCTGACATGTTCACGCTCATCTGAATATTTTCATAACCGACCTTTTTCAGATGTTTTTTCTGTTTACAGGCCGTCTCAAATACCCACCTCTCGATGCTCTTTATATATCCGGTTTCTTCTGCAAAAGGTATGAATTCTACCGGTGAGACAAACCCCTTTGAGGGATGCTTCCACCTTATAAGGGCTTCCGCCCCGATTATCCCGCAGCTTTTAACATCTATCTTGGGCTGATAATAAAGCTCAAACTCTTCACTTTTAATGGCCTTTCGGATCTCCCGGCCTAGCTCCATGAACCTAAGAGTCTTATCCCCCATCATTTTTTCATATGAAACGTATCTGTTCTTTCCGGATTCCTTGCACCAGGTCAGAGCGATGTCGGCTTTTCTTAAAAGAGTCGCATAATCCTTGCCGTCCGTATCATAATCCGCTCCCCCCATGCTCACGGTTACAAAGTATTCCTGCCCCATGTAAATCCACGGTTTTCTGACATTCATAAAGACATTTTCAGTCAGGGACAACAGCTCCTCCTTTTCATTGTACAAAACTAGGCATACAAAGCTGTCTCCGCTTATCCTCGCATACAGACCTGTTTGGCTGATGTAGCTTTTGATTATTTTACCGATGTGTCGGATCAGCTCGTCCCCGGCCTGATGGCCTAGAGTGTCATTTATGTGCTTTATATCGTCAATATCAAGTATTATAAGCACAGCCTTCTTTTCTGTATTTTCAATTTCTTTAGCAACAAGCTCTACCTTTTCTTTGAAAAGCGTTATATTGGACATCCCCGTCAAGTGGTCATAATAAGCGAGCTTGTGAAGCCTCTTTTCCATTTCCTTTCTATCTGTGGTATCAAGTCCAATGGCTATTATGCCTGCCGCATTTCCATATTCATCATGGTATATTTCGTTGTTCCAAAGCACCTCTGCCACTTCTCCGTTTTTCTTTTTGATGGGGGCTTCGTTATTTTTTACTTTGAAATTATTTTTAAT
This genomic interval carries:
- a CDS encoding sensor domain-containing protein, coding for MNQTNEDTQVVKNNSHYKIPWIKAGKVVGLYFLAGFVITAFSSIKFEGRYAIQTGWGILMLGVFFFVAVSYRHLKRYNEMAAEIEKGYKLLEERNVFSLYLQQKLKTDNDYLRTIIHEAPVMIVAFDMDNKIVEFNPRSQLVTGYTREEAIGKDVVELISTQGNEENSRKIISKIKNNFKVKNNEAPIKKKNGEVAEVLWNNEIYHDEYGNAAGIIAIGLDTTDRKEMEKRLHKLAYYDHLTGMSNITLFKEKVELVAKEIENTEKKAVLIILDIDDIKHINDTLGHQAGDELIRHIGKIIKSYISQTGLYARISGDSFVCLVLYNEKEELLSLTENVFMNVRKPWIYMGQEYFVTVSMGGADYDTDGKDYATLLRKADIALTWCKESGKNRYVSYEKMMGDKTLRFMELGREIRKAIKSEEFELYYQPKIDVKSCGIIGAEALIRWKHPSKGFVSPVEFIPFAEETGYIKSIERWVFETACKQKKHLKKVGYENIQMSVNMSGISLAEPDTVNFLQYLVNKYELQTWDVVIEITETAVIKDLGHAIDTLNKLKSLGFMIALDDFGTGYSSLTHLLKLPIDIVKVDRTFIMQICEDKETEIIFESVVKLCHKLGLIVVAEGVETKDQFELIKNYNCDIAQGYLFGRPMPSGEFMSIMEELVSLSEKNDKYFSWRVK